TCTAGCTTTTGGGGGCTACCTAGCTTGAACGGGCAAGCAAATCTTTGCCCACGCGAGCCAGCCAGATTGGCTTGCCTCCGACAGCAAGCCCACTTCGTGCATAAAAATCCAACAGTGGCTCACGTACTTAGTATTTAGCTTGTAACTCTTGCCATCCAACCAAACAGACGTCCGTGGTAAGCCTAGCATAGCCAGAACGAGCTAGTTGGGCAATAGGCCAGCTGAGCGAGAGAACCAAACGGACCCTAAAGTCTGCGTGTTGCTTTTGCTAAAAATAAAAGTCTGCGTGTTGCTTCCAAAAATAAGATGTTTTAGTTTTTGCGAATAAGatgttcttctcttcttcttttttctatcaGAAGATGCACACGCCGTAGCATGTTACGATGACAGAGCACACACAGGTATGCTGGCCGTAGCACAAGTGATATACATATTGTCTGGTCCACCATACATTAACATCATCATGGGCATCACAACTAACAATGAACTCCAGTGATAGTGTGGAAAGGTAGTCACAGAAAAGGGGCTCCCAGCATGTCTTAAAACTACCCCAACACATTAGGACTACTAAACTGGTGTAGGGGAGCTGGCAGACGCCGATTCACTTTAGCTCCATTTGCCAGACATGTTTAATTTGTTCAGAACGAGAATAATGATTTTCCAAAACGAGATTTCCGTCCAGAAATTTGTAGCTATGGCTCTTGAAGGGAATCCTTGATGAGCTTCTCCGTGAGCGCTTTAGGAAGACCCATTACGCTATCGATTGTACCGACCTGCATAGGGTTGCCATGATGAGATGCAGTATCAATCTGTTGTGGACATGGAAATCCATTGTCCAACCCAGAACCAGAAATCCATTGTCCAACACAGAACCAGAACATGTCAGGATGCTACTCACAATGGCTTCCACCAGAGGTGAAGTCAGCGGATGCTCTACGAGGAGCCCTCCAGCTACATAGAAGACATCGCCCTCCTCAATCTGAAACATGCACCAGTGAAAAGTGTCATCGAACGTTGCCTCAGTTGATGGGAGAATATGGTGCAACATATGCCAAACAATTAacagtttttgtttgtttgagaaACTGGTCAGGAGCACTGCAGAACGTGCCAAGATTAACACTGATGGTCGCATTTTTCTGACTTACCAAGCTCTCGACAACTTCATCAGGTATCTTGTGGAAATAAACCTGCTCAGGGGAAATTATAACGGAAAGTGTGAGGCCAAAAACTATGCAACACAGAACTCAAAGTAATGGAAACATGGGATCCTAACTTGATTCTGCATATTTAATTAGAATTTATTTTATGTTTTGTGCCATTTATATGCTGTACTTCCAACTCATCAAGGCTTGCTTATCTGATGCCTGCACCTAATTTGTCATTAGGATCTGGACTAAACTAgatgcaaccaaacaaagtGCTAAATACTAAAGTAGACTCAAAACTTGAAAATGAGTTCCAATTGGGTCTCTCAATTTTATGAAAGAGCACGAGAGCCTATAAGCATTAAGGCTGAATTAATTGGTGTTTGCCCATCAGTTTTCCAGAAGTGTAAAAGAATCCGTACTTATCTGATGCCTGCACTTAATCTGTCATAAGGATCTGAACTAAACCAGATGCCACAAACCAAagtgataataacaaattagTCTTGAAACTTCAAAATGATTTCAATCAGGCCCCTCAACTTTATGAAAGAGTAGAAGAGCCTAGGAGCATTAAGGCTAAATTGATGTTAGCCAGTCACTCCTTCAGAAGTGTAAAAGAATCCATAGAAATAGAGACCATGTTCGAGTTAGGCCACTGTTATTTTATCAATTTACTGGGACTGGAAGCAAACCAAATTTTAACTTACACCAATTATACTATTGAATAACTAATCTACATTAAACACCAAAATTCATGGGTTAGGTTTccccttcaaaaaaaaagttgagatTGAAAATGAAAACCGATCTATGTGAAAGAACAACTTTAGTACTCATTTGTAAATGAAACATTGGAGGAATCTGGCAGTTACTTCAGATTTATCCCATCCTTCCCTTCTAGTCCCACTCTTCACATTTGTAACAAGCACAGATCCAATTGTCGCAGCATGGCTTTCAGAGTATCCTGTAAGCGTTATGCGGTCAAACAGCACAAGAGACAAATACAGGTCCAAAAACCATCTAATATAATCTGAGCTCATACTTAGTAGTCAACAAGACAAACCTTTGATGAATTTGCGTGCCTCTTCTGGAGTACTGGGTTTTTCTCGGATAACTCCATCATGGACCACAACCtccacaagaaaaaaaatgccaatAAGGGGGGAATCAAATAAGCACTTAAACGTATGCACACATATGTTACACATACAAGCATGCGACATAAAGCATACAAAAA
This is a stretch of genomic DNA from Brachypodium distachyon strain Bd21 chromosome 1, Brachypodium_distachyon_v3.0, whole genome shotgun sequence. It encodes these proteins:
- the LOC100839032 gene encoding maf-like protein DDB_G0281937 — translated: MAASSALRLILGSSSASRRQILSEMGYQFTLLSADIDEKEIRKEKPEELVVALAHAKADAILEKMQNSGLMKEIVDSQETALLITADQVVVHDGVIREKPSTPEEARKFIKGYSESHAATIGSVLVTNVKSGTRREGWDKSEVYFHKIPDEVVESLIEEGDVFYVAGGLLVEHPLTSPLVEAIVGTIDSVMGLPKALTEKLIKDSLQEP